The Mangifera indica cultivar Alphonso chromosome 8, CATAS_Mindica_2.1, whole genome shotgun sequence genome has a window encoding:
- the LOC123223438 gene encoding putative cyclic nucleotide-gated ion channel 13 isoform X1: MNMGRVKFVRFEDWSSEKSDSERRLPLENGFYSRRIRPTISAVIESFQRCFEMGSEKIKSIKKPLRIPSHVNQSALEPESGKKILNPQSQFLQRWNKIFMISCVIALAIDPLFFYIPVIDGKKKCLNVDFNLEISVCLFRTAVDLFYILHIIFQFRTGFISPSSRVFGRGELIDDPKAIAKRYLTSYFVFDVLAILPLPQVVLLIIASRKGPIALITKETLKAVIICQYVPRVARLYPLYHDVNRTSGNFTETAELGAALNLFLYMLASHMIGAIWYLYSIERQDSCWRQVCEKDPTNCKHHSLYCEHGKSNAGFLNNSCPFIDPDDISVPNGFNFGIAIDALRSRVVEEKHFSKKFFYCFWWGLRNLSSLGQNLRTSTYVGEIFFAFFISISGLVLFALLIGNMQKYLQSKTVRVEEMRIRRRDTEQWMSHRLLPENLKDRIRKYEQYKWQETRGVEEDALIRNLPKDLRRDIKHHLCWDLLKKVPMFEKMDEQLLDAMCDRLKPVLCTEKSFILREGDPIEEMLFIMRGKLVSMTTNGGRTGFFNAVYLKATDFCGEALLTWALDPQSSTYLPISTRTVQALSEVEAFALMAEDLKFFASQYRRLHSKQLQHSFRFHSVQWRTWAACFIQAAWRRYCRKKLTKSLREAEDRLQDALATETGPTSLAATIYASKFAANLLRPLRQNGGRSTRLAQRLPPLIPQKPTEPDFTAKDF; this comes from the exons ATGAATATGGGGCGTGTGAAATTTGTAAG atTTGAAGATTGGAGTTCAGAAAAATCTGATTCAGAGAGGCGATTACCCTTGGAAAATGGGTTTTATTCGAGAAGGATTAGGCCAACTATAAGTGCTGTTATAGAAAGCTTTCAGAGATGCTTTGAAATGGGttctgaaaaaattaaaagcataAAGAAGCCATTAAGAATCCCTTCTCATGTTAATCAGTCAGCATTGGAACCTGAGTCTGGAAAGAAAATTCTTAACCCACAAAGCCAGTTTCTTCAACGTTGgaacaaaatatttatgatttctTGTGTGATTGCATTGGCCATAGACCCATTGTTCTTTTACATCCCAGTGATTGATGGAAAAAAGAAATGCCTTAACGTTGACTTTAATTTAGAGATCTCTGTTTGTCTGTTTCGTACAGCCGTTGATCTCTTCTATATACttcatataatatttcaattccGTACTGGGTTTATTTCCCCTTCGTCTCGAGTCTTCGGAAGGGGCGAGTTGATTGATGATCCTAAAGCCATAGCCAAGAGATATTTGACCTCTTACTTCGTTTTTGACGTTCTGGCAATTCTTCCTCTTCCACAG GTGGTTCTTCTTATAATCGCCTCTAGGAAAGGCCCCATTGCATTAATCACAAAGGAGACGTTGAAAGCTGTTATTATATGCCAATATGTTCCAAGAGTTGCTCGTTTATATCCATTGTACCACGATGTAAATAGAACTTCTGGCAATTTCACTGAAACAGCAGAGCTTGGAGCTGCTCTAAATCTCTTCCTTTATATGTTAGCCAGTCAT ATGATTGGAGCTATTTGGTACTTGTATTCAATTGAACGACAAGATAGCTGCTGGCGCCAGGTGTGCGAAAAAGATCCGACTAATTGTAAACATCATTCTTTGTACTGCGAACATGGTAAATCGAACGCCGGGTTTCTGAATAATTCATGCCCTTTTATTGATCCTGATGATATAAGTGTACCGAATGGATTCAACTTCGGCATAGCAATTGATGCTCTTCGGTCAAGGGTGGTGGAAGAAAAgcatttttcaaagaaattcTTTTACTGCTTCTGGTGGGGTCTGCGTAATCttag ttcTCTGGGCCAAAATCTCAGAACAAGTACTTATGTGGGAGagattttctttgctttcttcatATCTATCTCTGGATTAGTTTTGTTTGCTCTTCTTATTGGGAATATGCAG AAATATCTGCAATCTAAAACTGTTAGAGTAGAGGAAATGAGAATAAGGAGAAGAGATACAGAGCAGTGGATGTCTCATCGTTTGCTCCCTGAAAATCTCAAGGACCGAATTAGAAAATATGAACAATATAAATGGCAAGAAACAAGAGGTGTTGAAGAAGACGCTCTAATTCGAAACCTTCCGAAAGATCTCAGGAGGGATATAAAGCATCATCTTTGTTGGGACCTACTCAAGAAA GTTCCAATGTTCGAGAAAATGGATGAGCAATTGTTGGATGCAATGTGTGATCGTTTAAAGCCAGTCCTTTGCACAGAGAAGAGCTTCATTCTCCGCGAGGGGGATCCAATTGAAGAGATGCTTTTTATCATGAGAGGAAAGCTAGTTTCCATGACCACTAATGGTGGAAGAACTGGCTTCTTCAATGCTGTTTATCTCAAGGCAACTGATTTCTGTGGAGAAGCTCTTCTTACGTGGGCCTTGGACCCCCAATCCTCCACCTATCTTCCCATCTCAACTAGAACTGTACAAGCTCTATCAGAGGTTGAAGCCTTTGCTCTCATGGCTGAGGACTTGAAATTTTTTGCCTCTCAATACCGGCGTCTTCACAGCAAGCAGCTTCAGCACAGTTTCAG ATTCCACTCGGTACAGTGGAGAACATGGGCAGCATGTTTTATACAAGCAGCTTGGCGCCGGTACTGCAGGAAGAAACTTACAAAATCCTTACGCGAAGCAGAAGATAGACTTCAAGATGCTCTGGCAACAGAGACGGGCCCCACTAGCCTTGCTGCAACCATCTATGCATCAAAGTTTGCGGCCAATCTACTACGACCGTTGCGGCAGAATGGTGGACGCAGCACGAGATTGGCTCAGAGGTTACCACCACTCATACCTCAAAAGCCTACTGAGCCTGACTTTACGGCCAAAGACTTCTAG
- the LOC123223438 gene encoding putative cyclic nucleotide-gated ion channel 13 isoform X2: protein MNMGRVKFVRFEDWSSEKSDSERRLPLENGFYSRRIRPTISAVIESFQRCFEMGSEKIKSIKKPLRIPSHVNQSALEPESGKKILNPQSQFLQRWNKIFMISCVIALAIDPLFFYIPVIDGKKKCLNVDFNLEISVCLFRTAVDLFYILHIIFQFRTGFISPSSRVFGRGELIDDPKAIAKRYLTSYFVFDVLAILPLPQVVLLIIASRKGPIALITKETLKAVIICQYVPRVARLYPLYHDMIGAIWYLYSIERQDSCWRQVCEKDPTNCKHHSLYCEHGKSNAGFLNNSCPFIDPDDISVPNGFNFGIAIDALRSRVVEEKHFSKKFFYCFWWGLRNLSSLGQNLRTSTYVGEIFFAFFISISGLVLFALLIGNMQKYLQSKTVRVEEMRIRRRDTEQWMSHRLLPENLKDRIRKYEQYKWQETRGVEEDALIRNLPKDLRRDIKHHLCWDLLKKVPMFEKMDEQLLDAMCDRLKPVLCTEKSFILREGDPIEEMLFIMRGKLVSMTTNGGRTGFFNAVYLKATDFCGEALLTWALDPQSSTYLPISTRTVQALSEVEAFALMAEDLKFFASQYRRLHSKQLQHSFRFHSVQWRTWAACFIQAAWRRYCRKKLTKSLREAEDRLQDALATETGPTSLAATIYASKFAANLLRPLRQNGGRSTRLAQRLPPLIPQKPTEPDFTAKDF, encoded by the exons ATGAATATGGGGCGTGTGAAATTTGTAAG atTTGAAGATTGGAGTTCAGAAAAATCTGATTCAGAGAGGCGATTACCCTTGGAAAATGGGTTTTATTCGAGAAGGATTAGGCCAACTATAAGTGCTGTTATAGAAAGCTTTCAGAGATGCTTTGAAATGGGttctgaaaaaattaaaagcataAAGAAGCCATTAAGAATCCCTTCTCATGTTAATCAGTCAGCATTGGAACCTGAGTCTGGAAAGAAAATTCTTAACCCACAAAGCCAGTTTCTTCAACGTTGgaacaaaatatttatgatttctTGTGTGATTGCATTGGCCATAGACCCATTGTTCTTTTACATCCCAGTGATTGATGGAAAAAAGAAATGCCTTAACGTTGACTTTAATTTAGAGATCTCTGTTTGTCTGTTTCGTACAGCCGTTGATCTCTTCTATATACttcatataatatttcaattccGTACTGGGTTTATTTCCCCTTCGTCTCGAGTCTTCGGAAGGGGCGAGTTGATTGATGATCCTAAAGCCATAGCCAAGAGATATTTGACCTCTTACTTCGTTTTTGACGTTCTGGCAATTCTTCCTCTTCCACAG GTGGTTCTTCTTATAATCGCCTCTAGGAAAGGCCCCATTGCATTAATCACAAAGGAGACGTTGAAAGCTGTTATTATATGCCAATATGTTCCAAGAGTTGCTCGTTTATATCCATTGTACCACGAT ATGATTGGAGCTATTTGGTACTTGTATTCAATTGAACGACAAGATAGCTGCTGGCGCCAGGTGTGCGAAAAAGATCCGACTAATTGTAAACATCATTCTTTGTACTGCGAACATGGTAAATCGAACGCCGGGTTTCTGAATAATTCATGCCCTTTTATTGATCCTGATGATATAAGTGTACCGAATGGATTCAACTTCGGCATAGCAATTGATGCTCTTCGGTCAAGGGTGGTGGAAGAAAAgcatttttcaaagaaattcTTTTACTGCTTCTGGTGGGGTCTGCGTAATCttag ttcTCTGGGCCAAAATCTCAGAACAAGTACTTATGTGGGAGagattttctttgctttcttcatATCTATCTCTGGATTAGTTTTGTTTGCTCTTCTTATTGGGAATATGCAG AAATATCTGCAATCTAAAACTGTTAGAGTAGAGGAAATGAGAATAAGGAGAAGAGATACAGAGCAGTGGATGTCTCATCGTTTGCTCCCTGAAAATCTCAAGGACCGAATTAGAAAATATGAACAATATAAATGGCAAGAAACAAGAGGTGTTGAAGAAGACGCTCTAATTCGAAACCTTCCGAAAGATCTCAGGAGGGATATAAAGCATCATCTTTGTTGGGACCTACTCAAGAAA GTTCCAATGTTCGAGAAAATGGATGAGCAATTGTTGGATGCAATGTGTGATCGTTTAAAGCCAGTCCTTTGCACAGAGAAGAGCTTCATTCTCCGCGAGGGGGATCCAATTGAAGAGATGCTTTTTATCATGAGAGGAAAGCTAGTTTCCATGACCACTAATGGTGGAAGAACTGGCTTCTTCAATGCTGTTTATCTCAAGGCAACTGATTTCTGTGGAGAAGCTCTTCTTACGTGGGCCTTGGACCCCCAATCCTCCACCTATCTTCCCATCTCAACTAGAACTGTACAAGCTCTATCAGAGGTTGAAGCCTTTGCTCTCATGGCTGAGGACTTGAAATTTTTTGCCTCTCAATACCGGCGTCTTCACAGCAAGCAGCTTCAGCACAGTTTCAG ATTCCACTCGGTACAGTGGAGAACATGGGCAGCATGTTTTATACAAGCAGCTTGGCGCCGGTACTGCAGGAAGAAACTTACAAAATCCTTACGCGAAGCAGAAGATAGACTTCAAGATGCTCTGGCAACAGAGACGGGCCCCACTAGCCTTGCTGCAACCATCTATGCATCAAAGTTTGCGGCCAATCTACTACGACCGTTGCGGCAGAATGGTGGACGCAGCACGAGATTGGCTCAGAGGTTACCACCACTCATACCTCAAAAGCCTACTGAGCCTGACTTTACGGCCAAAGACTTCTAG
- the LOC123223440 gene encoding beclin-1-like protein — protein sequence MNKKEDLTSVDPNLPRWVCQNCRNSLCIVGADSYADRYLNDSARSTMQGSSMHVANSVLGSTRMDNSFVVLPKQRLQSQGVPPRPRSTSGQPDVGQSGKSMDESFVVVYKSESPSDGSAAQLPTPDGGANGPLQPNNSGFHSTITVLKRAFEIATTQTQVEQPLCLECMRVLSDKLDKEVEDVTRDIEAYEACLERLEVDSHDVLSEADFLKEKLKIEEEERKLEAAIRETEKQSAEVHAELKELELKSKRFKELEERYWQEFNNFQFQLIAYQEERDAISTKIEVSQAHLELLKKTNVMNDAFPIFHDGEFGTINNFRLGRLPKIPVEWDEINAAWGQACLLLHTMCQYFRPKFHYRIKIIPMGSYPRIMDSSNSTYELFGPVNLFWSTRYDRAMTLFLTCLKDFAEFAYSKDLENNIPPDKCFKLPYKIENDKVENYSITQSFKKPENWTKALKYTLCNLKWALYWFVGNTNFQPLSATVASPTEVPARGPV from the exons ATGAACAAGAAGGAAGACCTTACGTCGGTGGATCCAAATCTACCGCGATGGGTGTGCCAGAACTGTCGCAATTCCCTTTGTATCGTCGGCGCCGATTCTTACGCCGACAGATACTTAAACGACTCTGCTCGCTCTA CAATGCAAGGCTCTTCAATGCATGTGGCCAACAGTGTGCTAGGTTCAACAAGGATGGATAATTCTTTTGTCGTTTTGCCAAAACAAAGGCTTCAGTCACAAGGGGTACCTCCACGTCCTCGTAGTACTTCTGGCCAACCTGATGTAGGCCAATCTGGAAAATCTATGGATGAATCTTTTGTGGTGGTTTACAAGTCTGAGTCTCCATCTGATGGAAGTGCCGCCCAGTTGCCCACACCAGACGGAGGAGCAAATGGTCCTTTACAGCCAAACAACTCTGGCTTCCATTCAACTATAACTGTTCTTAAACGTGCTTTTGAGATTGCCACAACCCAGACACAG GTTGAGCAACCTTTATGTCTTGAGTGCATGAGAGTGTTGTCTGATAAACTTGATAAGGAGGTTGAAGATGTAACCAGGGACATTGAAGCATATGAAGCCTGCCTTGAGCGCTTGGAGGTGGATTCACATGATGTCCTAAGTGAGGCTGATTTTCTCAAGGAGAAATTAAAG attgaggaagaagaaagaaaacttgAAGCAGCAATAAGAGAAACAGAGAAGCAGTCTGCAGAAGTACATGCTGAACTGAAGGAACTGGAGTTAAAATCTAAACGTTTTAAGGAACTGGAGGAGCG GTATTGGCAGGAGTTCAATAATTTCCAATTTCAATTGATTGCTTATCAG GAAGAGAGAGATGCGATCTCAACCAAAATTGAAGTTTCGCAAGCACATTTAGAGTTGTTGAAGAAAACTAATGTAATGAATGATGCCTTCCCCATCTTTCATGATGGAGAATTTGGAACAATCAACAACTTTCGGCTGGGACGACTTCCTAAAATTCCT GTCGAATGGGATGAGATTAATGCTGCCTGGGGCCAAGCTTGCCTTCTCCTCCACACAATGTGCCAGTATTTCCGTCCAAAGTTTCA CTATCGGATAAAAATTATTCCTATGGGGAGCTACCCACGGATAATGGACAGCAGCAACAGTACTTATGAACT GTTTGGTCCAGTGAATTTGTTTTGGAGCACTCGCTATGACAGAGCAATGACATTGTTCTTGACATGTCTAAAGGACTTTGCTGAGTTTGCATATTCTAAAGACCTGGAAAATAACATTCCACCGGATAAGTGTTTCAAACTGCCATATAA GATTGAAAATGACAAAGTTGAAAACTACTCCATCACACAGAGCTTCAAGAAGCCAGAAAATTGGACCAAAGCTCTCAAATACACTCTCTGCAATTTGAAGTGGGCGCTCTACTGGTTTGTTGGGAACACTAACTTTCAACCCCTTAGTGCAACAGTGGCTTCACCCACTGAAGTACCAGCCAGAGGCCCTGTGTAG
- the LOC123223441 gene encoding replication stress response regulator SDE2-like, whose protein sequence is MEDHNVNLKPLQLFVRLLNGKTATLNFSTPSVYGHEIKNRIYEATKIPTHLQRLIYSGIQLKDGSVISDDNITFHLVLPLLGGKGGFGSLLRGAATKAGQKKTNNFDACRDMSGRRLRHVNAEKKLEEWKMEVEERRLEKIAEEFIKKAAKKGKKGVGDGEAEKYVSTYREESAKCVAKVEESVREAFGNVKRKTVGTAAAEAKRLKIWMGKRKLGESEDEDSEDDNGEENEKSIVLNNRSQSDLSEGTEGSTGSVTDGKPDGELSGEGSSESGSEEEKETLVQPNFESSGCSSEDANPEENGVAEPKINEEKVQSTGAFSVELKLVSVTEAMHKSGGGPAAGNSEEVVGESPNVLSSRDEEVNENGPMDAEASGASESKFRVPEGAVVACTNVGELKRPLDFNEFNSAVEMEALGMERLKSELQARGLKCGGTLQERATRLFLLKSTPVEKLPKKLLAKK, encoded by the exons ATGGAAGATCACAACGTCAATCTGAAGCCATTACAGCTATTCGTGAGGCTTCTGAATGGAAAAACCGCAACCCTAAATTTCTCTACTCCAAGTGTGTATGGCCACGAGATCAAGAATCGCATCTACGAAGCCACCAAAATACCCACCCACCTTCAGCGACTTATCTACTCTGGCATCCAATTGAAGGACGGATCCGTAATTTCCGATGATAACATCACCTTCCACCTCGTGCTTCCTCTTTTGGGAGGAAAAGGTGGGTTCGGGTCTTTACTCCGTGGCGCGGCTACAAAGGCGGGTCAAAAGAAGACAAACAACTTTGATGCGTGTCGAGATATGAGTGGACGGAGGTTGAGGCACGTGAATGCGGAGAAGAAGTTGGAAGAGTGGAAGATGGAGGTAGAGGAGAGGAGGTTGGAGAAAATTGCGGAGGAATTTATTAAGAAGGCAgcgaaaaaagggaaaaaaggaGTTGGAGATGGAGAGGCTGAGAAGTACGTGTCCACGTATAGAGAAGAGTCGGCGAAGTGTGTGGCTAAGGTTGAGGAATCGGTGAGGGAGGCGTTTGGCAATGTTAAACGAAAGACTGTTGGAACAGCAGCAGCGGAGGCCAAAAGGTTGAAGATTTG GATGGGGAAGAGAAAATTGGGTgaaagtgaagatgaagatagtGAGGATGACAATggtgaagaaaatgagaaatctatagttttaaataatagGAGTCAATCAGATTTAAGTGAGGGTACTGAGGGGAGTACAGGTTCAGTTACAGATGGGAAACCAGATGGAGAACTTTCTGGTGAAGGTTCATCTGAGAGTGGTtctgaagaagagaaagagactCTTGTGCAGCCAAACTTTGAATCCAGTGGATGCTCCAGTGAAGATGCGAACCCTGAGGAGAATGGTGTGGCTGAACCCAAGATTAATGAAGAAAAGGTGCAGAGTACTGGAGCCTTTAGCGTGGAGCTGAAATTGGTTTCTGTAACTGAAGCTATGCACAAGTCTGGTGGTGGACCTGCAGCTGGAAATTCAGAGGAAGTAGTTGGTGAATCTCCAAATGTTTTGAGTTCAAGAGATGAGGAAGTTAATGAAAATGGACCCATGGATGCTGAAGCTAGTGGTGCCTCTGAAAGTAAATTCAGAGTTCCCGAAGGAGCAGTTGTTGCATGTACAAATGTTGGAGAATTGAAAAGGCCTTTGGATTTTAATGAATTCAATTCAGCTGTGGAGATGGAG GCTCTTGGCATGGAAAGATTAAAATCTGAACTCCAAGCACGTGGGCTAAAATGCGGGGGCACCTTGCAAGAGCGTGCTACCAGGCTTTTCTTGCTGAAATCAACCCCAGTGGAGAAGCTTCCAAAGAAGTTGCTTGCGAAGAAGTAA